The following coding sequences lie in one Komagataeibacter sucrofermentans DSM 15973 genomic window:
- the folP gene encoding dihydropteroate synthase, which yields MGHFSNQPLIEPLALLHGEAARQAVAQGLAHWFAGGPHAYALARLIGQGQEGTIVPVAALPPAWEEAARRVSAAVPDAGLPPGPQVMGIINVTPDSFSDGGQHDRVETALARIKALHAAGCRVVDIGGESTRPGAPAVPAEAEWGRIGPVIRAVRACSALDDLHLSIDTRQAAVMDQALAAGATLINDVSALTHDPAARAVVARHGCPVMLMHMRGTPATMRAHTTYGDVAVDVVRELGQRVEEAVAAGIARTRILVDPGIGFAKTLEGNLTLLARLPLLANLGCRVVLGTSRKRMIGELGHEPDAAARDPGTIAASLPGMVFPGVVLRVHNATAMIQAMRVRQGLDQQ from the coding sequence GTGGGTCATTTCTCCAACCAGCCGCTGATTGAGCCACTGGCCCTGCTGCATGGCGAAGCGGCCCGGCAGGCGGTGGCGCAGGGTCTTGCGCACTGGTTTGCAGGCGGCCCGCATGCCTATGCGCTTGCCCGCCTGATCGGGCAGGGGCAGGAAGGGACAATCGTGCCGGTTGCAGCTCTTCCCCCCGCATGGGAGGAGGCGGCCCGGCGCGTCAGCGCAGCCGTGCCCGATGCAGGGCTGCCACCGGGCCCGCAGGTCATGGGCATCATCAACGTCACCCCGGACAGTTTCAGTGATGGCGGCCAGCATGACCGCGTGGAGACGGCGCTGGCACGCATCAAGGCGTTGCATGCAGCCGGGTGCCGGGTGGTGGATATTGGCGGCGAGAGCACCCGCCCCGGCGCGCCTGCTGTTCCGGCCGAGGCGGAATGGGGGCGGATCGGCCCGGTCATCCGCGCCGTGCGGGCCTGTTCCGCGCTTGATGACCTGCATCTCTCGATTGATACGCGGCAGGCTGCGGTCATGGACCAGGCGCTGGCGGCCGGGGCGACGCTCATTAACGATGTCTCGGCGCTGACGCATGACCCCGCCGCGCGTGCGGTCGTGGCGCGGCATGGCTGCCCGGTCATGCTCATGCACATGCGCGGCACGCCCGCAACAATGCGCGCGCACACGACATATGGCGATGTGGCGGTGGATGTGGTGCGCGAACTCGGCCAGCGGGTGGAGGAGGCGGTGGCAGCAGGCATTGCGCGCACGCGCATACTGGTTGACCCCGGCATCGGCTTTGCCAAGACGCTGGAAGGCAACCTGACCCTGCTGGCCCGCCTGCCGCTGCTGGCCAATCTGGGGTGCCGGGTGGTGCTGGGCACATCACGCAAGCGCATGATTGGCGAACTGGGCCACGAACCCGATGCCGCCGCACGCGATCCGGGCACGATTGCGGCCAGCCTGCCCGGAATGGTCTTTCCCGGCGTGGTGCTCCGGGTTCACAATGCAACGGCCATGATCCAGGCCATGCGGGTGCGGCAGGGGCTGGATCAGCAGTAA
- a CDS encoding response regulator transcription factor, protein MRILLVEPNARKAEETTRHMERAGFTVDHVDTGHDGLGMLKSYNYDLAVMEVRLKDLDGFEVIRVSRAARVPTPVLVLSEERDAATKVKAFSTGADDYVTRPYESMELTARMQAVIRRSKGYSEPTLRAGPLELCLDSRAVSVQGHSVHLTGKEYMILELLLLRKGMVLTKDAFLNHLYGGMDEPEMKIIDVFICKLRKKLQVAGAGQLIATVWGQGYVLRDETPALSVAPFGAPRAQVTVA, encoded by the coding sequence ATGCGGATTTTGCTTGTAGAGCCCAATGCCCGGAAAGCCGAAGAGACCACCCGGCATATGGAGAGGGCCGGATTTACAGTAGATCATGTTGATACGGGGCATGATGGACTGGGAATGTTAAAGTCCTATAATTATGACCTTGCGGTCATGGAGGTGCGGCTGAAAGATCTCGATGGATTCGAGGTCATTCGGGTCAGCCGCGCGGCAAGGGTGCCCACCCCCGTGCTGGTCCTGTCAGAGGAGCGCGATGCCGCCACAAAGGTGAAGGCCTTCTCCACCGGGGCGGATGATTATGTGACCCGTCCCTACGAATCGATGGAACTGACAGCGCGGATGCAGGCGGTTATCCGCCGCTCCAAGGGTTATAGCGAGCCGACCCTGCGCGCGGGGCCACTTGAACTGTGTCTTGATAGCCGCGCGGTCAGCGTGCAGGGGCACTCTGTGCACCTGACCGGCAAGGAATACATGATTCTGGAGCTGCTCCTGCTGCGCAAGGGCATGGTCCTGACCAAGGATGCCTTCCTCAACCATCTGTATGGCGGGATGGATGAGCCGGAAATGAAGATTATCGATGTGTTTATCTGCAAGCTGCGCAAGAAATTGCAGGTTGCGGGCGCAGGGCAGCTCATTGCCACCGTGTGGGGGCAGGGCTATGTGCTGCGCGACGAGACCCCGGCCCTGTCTGTAGCACCCTTTGGTGCCCCGAGGGCGCAGGTAACGGTTGCGTGA
- the tolB gene encoding Tol-Pal system beta propeller repeat protein TolB: MMSSVKPLIPDDDAARLASAFSRRGFMGAGVAGGLMATPLFAAGAAHAQDAGAAEITVDQARTAPIPIVLPSLGSGVAQQITDVISADLGNCGLFRPISASMPQGTPPFATYKSMGARAVMTGKVVEQGSSLRVEFRLWDVLTGKQLQGTAYTAATQDWRRIAHVIADVIYSRLLGEQGYFNSRIAYIARSGPRARQVTRLAIMDQDGADSRYLTNGQWLTLTPRFNPANSELAFMSYANYRPRVYLFNLNTGQQRLLGDFTGISFAPRFAPNGQSVILSVTRGGGSDIFVVDLATMARRQITSSGAIDTSPSYSPDGSQIVFNSDRGGSQQLYVMSASGGEAKRISYGHGRYGSPVWSPRGDLIAFSRIANGSFSLGVMAPDGTGERILTQGFTVESPTFCPNGRVLAFCRQSAAGANGAGFATGINTIDITGFHERALPAGSASDPAWSGLNK; the protein is encoded by the coding sequence ATGATGTCAAGCGTAAAGCCATTGATCCCGGATGATGATGCCGCACGGCTGGCATCGGCCTTCAGCCGGCGTGGTTTCATGGGCGCAGGCGTTGCGGGCGGGCTTATGGCCACGCCGCTGTTCGCTGCAGGTGCCGCCCATGCACAGGATGCGGGTGCCGCCGAAATCACGGTTGACCAGGCCCGTACCGCCCCCATTCCCATTGTCCTGCCCTCGCTTGGCAGTGGCGTGGCCCAGCAGATCACGGATGTGATCTCGGCCGATCTGGGCAATTGCGGCCTGTTCCGCCCCATCAGCGCCAGCATGCCGCAGGGCACGCCCCCGTTTGCCACCTACAAGTCAATGGGCGCGCGTGCGGTCATGACCGGCAAGGTGGTCGAGCAGGGCAGCAGCCTGCGCGTCGAGTTCCGCCTGTGGGATGTGCTGACCGGCAAGCAGTTGCAGGGCACGGCCTATACGGCCGCCACCCAGGACTGGCGTCGCATCGCGCATGTGATTGCCGATGTGATCTACAGCCGCCTGCTTGGCGAGCAGGGCTATTTCAATTCCCGCATCGCCTATATTGCCCGCTCCGGCCCGCGCGCGCGCCAGGTCACGCGGCTTGCCATCATGGACCAGGATGGCGCGGACAGCCGCTACCTGACCAACGGCCAGTGGCTGACGTTGACGCCGCGCTTCAACCCGGCCAATAGCGAACTGGCATTCATGTCCTATGCCAACTACAGGCCGCGTGTTTACCTGTTCAACCTAAATACCGGGCAGCAGCGCCTGCTGGGTGACTTTACGGGTATTTCATTTGCACCGCGCTTTGCCCCCAACGGGCAGTCGGTCATCCTGTCGGTCACGCGCGGTGGCGGGTCGGACATCTTCGTGGTCGATCTTGCCACGATGGCGCGCCGGCAGATCACCTCCTCCGGGGCGATTGACACCAGCCCATCCTACAGCCCCGACGGGTCGCAGATCGTGTTCAACTCCGACCGTGGCGGCTCGCAGCAGCTCTATGTCATGAGTGCATCAGGCGGCGAAGCGAAGCGGATTTCCTACGGGCACGGGCGCTACGGCTCGCCCGTATGGTCGCCGCGTGGGGATCTGATCGCGTTCTCGCGCATTGCCAATGGCAGCTTCTCGCTTGGCGTGATGGCGCCTGATGGCACGGGCGAGCGAATCCTGACCCAGGGCTTTACGGTGGAAAGCCCCACTTTCTGCCCCAACGGGCGCGTGCTGGCGTTTTGCCGCCAGAGCGCGGCCGGGGCAAATGGTGCCGGATTTGCAACAGGTATCAATACAATCGACATCACCGGCTTCCATGAACGCGCCCTGCCTGCGGGCAGCGCCTCTGATCCGGCATGGTCGGGCCTGAATAAGTAA
- the pal gene encoding peptidoglycan-associated lipoprotein Pal → MKLKLFGAAGLALFLAACSDHANKNVNTGAATQQQVGPVPGSEADLVATAGDRVLFALNQNSLSSDAKATLDKQAAWLAKYPQVHVQVAGNCDDRGTEEYNIALGERRANAAHDYLVAKGVDASRITTISYGKDRPTAVGDDEASWAQNRNAITAVQ, encoded by the coding sequence ATGAAACTGAAGCTTTTTGGTGCGGCCGGTCTGGCGCTCTTCCTTGCCGCCTGTTCTGACCATGCGAACAAGAACGTAAACACCGGCGCTGCCACGCAGCAGCAGGTTGGCCCCGTGCCCGGCAGCGAGGCCGATCTGGTCGCGACCGCTGGTGACCGCGTCCTGTTCGCGCTGAACCAGAACTCGCTGTCCAGCGATGCGAAGGCAACGCTCGACAAGCAGGCCGCATGGCTGGCCAAGTACCCGCAGGTGCATGTGCAGGTCGCCGGTAACTGCGATGATCGCGGCACCGAGGAATACAACATCGCGCTGGGCGAGCGTCGTGCCAACGCGGCGCATGACTACCTGGTGGCCAAGGGTGTCGATGCATCGCGCATCACCACCATCTCCTATGGCAAGGATCGCCCGACCGCCGTTGGCGATGACGAGGCTTCCTGGGCCCAGAACCGCAACGCCATCACGGCGGTGCAGTAA
- the ftsH gene encoding ATP-dependent zinc metalloprotease FtsH: MNNFGRNLLLWVIIIVLLLLLFNVFQPGSVQHASQQLAYSDFIGDVNSGHVRSVVVQEHNITGTLTDGTSFDTYTPQDPTLISRLTEKGVEVVAKPLEADTNPILRYLINYAPLLLMVGAWIFIMRQMQSGGGRAMGFGKSRARMLTEKQGRVTFDDVAGIDEAKGELQEIVDFLRDPQKFTRLGGKIPKGVLLVGPPGTGKTLLARAIAGEANVPFFTISGSDFVEMFVGVGASRVRDMFEQGKKAAPCIIFIDEIDAVGRHRGAGLGGGNDEREQTLNQMLVEMDGFDSNEGVILIAATNRPDVLDPALLRPGRFDRQVVVPNPDVAGREKILRVHMRKVPLASDVDPKVIARGTPGFSGADLANLVNEAALMAARLGKRTVAMLEFENAKDKVMMGAERRSLVMSEDEKKMTAYHEGGHALVGILTPGSDPVHKATIIPRGRALGMVMSLPEKDRYSESRSWCIGKLTLAMGGRAAEEIIFGADNVSTGASGDIKMATDVARRMVTEWGMSEKLGMVAYGGNGQEVFLGHSVTQNKNVSEETAREIDNEVRKLIDAAYERARSLLLEHIDQLHRLGAALLEYETLTGEEIRQVLRGEKIERVVVDDPMPENRRPSVPPSAPSAPVAPLPTPEGEGGVGTAPAG, encoded by the coding sequence ATGAACAATTTCGGCCGGAACTTGCTCCTGTGGGTTATCATCATCGTCCTGCTGCTGTTGCTGTTTAATGTCTTCCAGCCGGGAAGCGTGCAGCATGCATCGCAGCAGTTGGCGTATTCCGATTTCATCGGAGACGTGAACAGCGGGCATGTTCGCTCTGTCGTGGTGCAGGAGCACAACATCACCGGCACGCTGACGGATGGCACGTCGTTCGATACCTATACGCCGCAGGACCCCACCCTGATTTCCCGCCTGACGGAAAAGGGCGTGGAAGTCGTGGCCAAGCCGCTTGAGGCGGATACCAACCCCATCCTGCGCTACCTCATCAACTATGCGCCGCTGCTGCTCATGGTGGGTGCCTGGATCTTCATCATGCGCCAGATGCAGTCGGGCGGTGGCCGGGCCATGGGCTTTGGCAAGTCGCGTGCCCGCATGCTGACCGAAAAGCAGGGCCGCGTCACCTTTGATGACGTGGCCGGCATTGATGAAGCCAAGGGCGAACTGCAGGAGATCGTCGACTTTCTGCGCGATCCGCAGAAGTTCACCCGCCTTGGCGGCAAGATCCCCAAGGGCGTGTTGCTCGTAGGCCCTCCCGGCACCGGCAAGACGCTGCTTGCCCGCGCCATTGCGGGTGAGGCGAACGTGCCGTTCTTCACCATCTCGGGTTCCGACTTTGTGGAGATGTTCGTGGGCGTGGGCGCATCCCGCGTGCGTGACATGTTCGAGCAGGGCAAGAAGGCCGCGCCCTGCATCATCTTCATTGACGAGATCGACGCTGTCGGCCGCCATCGTGGCGCAGGCCTTGGCGGCGGCAATGACGAGCGCGAGCAGACGCTCAACCAGATGCTTGTCGAGATGGATGGCTTTGACAGCAATGAGGGCGTGATCCTGATTGCCGCAACCAACCGCCCCGACGTGCTTGACCCCGCCCTGCTGCGCCCCGGCCGCTTCGACCGTCAGGTCGTGGTGCCCAACCCCGACGTGGCGGGCCGCGAGAAGATCCTGCGCGTGCACATGCGCAAGGTGCCGCTGGCCTCCGATGTGGATCCAAAGGTCATTGCCCGTGGCACACCCGGCTTCTCGGGTGCGGACCTTGCCAACCTGGTCAATGAAGCCGCCCTCATGGCCGCCCGCCTGGGCAAGCGCACCGTGGCGATGCTCGAGTTCGAGAACGCCAAGGACAAGGTGATGATGGGCGCCGAGCGCCGCTCGCTTGTCATGAGCGAGGACGAGAAGAAGATGACCGCCTACCACGAAGGCGGGCATGCGCTGGTGGGTATTCTCACGCCGGGTTCCGACCCGGTGCACAAGGCCACCATCATTCCCCGTGGCCGGGCGCTGGGCATGGTGATGAGCCTGCCGGAGAAGGACCGCTACTCCGAAAGCCGCTCGTGGTGCATTGGCAAGCTGACGCTGGCTATGGGTGGCCGCGCGGCTGAGGAAATCATCTTCGGGGCCGACAATGTCTCGACCGGTGCCTCGGGCGACATCAAGATGGCGACCGACGTGGCCCGCCGCATGGTGACCGAATGGGGCATGAGCGAAAAGCTGGGCATGGTGGCCTATGGCGGCAACGGGCAGGAAGTGTTCCTTGGCCATAGCGTGACGCAGAACAAGAACGTATCGGAAGAAACGGCGCGCGAGATCGATAACGAGGTGCGCAAGCTGATCGATGCCGCCTATGAGCGTGCCCGCAGCCTGTTGCTTGAGCATATCGACCAGCTTCACCGCCTTGGCGCGGCGCTGCTGGAATATGAAACCCTGACCGGTGAGGAAATCCGTCAGGTGCTGCGTGGCGAGAAGATCGAGCGCGTGGTGGTGGATGACCCGATGCCGGAGAACCGCCGTCCTTCCGTGCCGCCTTCGGCGCCGTCCGCTCCTGTGGCTCCGCTGCCCACGCCAGAAGGTGAGGGTGGGGTGGGTACTGCCCCGGCTGGCTAG
- a CDS encoding energy transducer TonB: MVPPRRSERILMRRSILVSGGLHFALLVAVLLRLPVPVPKEPPPPPTIEMEFAADTGTSTPHKGDKPAPKPAPAPAPVKQEAPPSPTPPEKEPNEEAAPPPPPPPPMPPPQQVSKPVPDAPTPPREQTPSPDAVKLPPTPPKAAPAQAHAPVPPSAQPDPTAAPKVQEQSRTTQPNEAKKHVPDTHSLLATLDTFRADQKQTHPPKARPNPQQGGAPDGGGSPDGDITSSMTATEQKAIGNSVRRCYSEDTAARNYAQFVAHLVVTVDGTGMARMVDFAPQTQAQMEADPSYRALAERARDAVLSPTCAKLPIPQNLLGQTRQLKFVFRP, translated from the coding sequence GTGGTCCCACCGCGTCGTTCCGAACGCATCCTCATGCGGCGTTCCATCCTGGTTTCGGGCGGGCTTCATTTTGCCCTGCTGGTGGCGGTGCTGCTCAGGCTGCCCGTGCCGGTGCCCAAGGAGCCGCCGCCCCCGCCCACCATCGAGATGGAATTCGCAGCCGATACGGGCACATCAACCCCGCACAAGGGCGACAAGCCGGCCCCCAAGCCCGCCCCTGCGCCCGCCCCGGTAAAGCAGGAGGCGCCGCCTTCGCCCACGCCGCCGGAAAAGGAACCCAACGAGGAGGCGGCACCCCCGCCGCCCCCGCCGCCACCCATGCCGCCGCCGCAGCAGGTGTCCAAACCCGTGCCGGATGCGCCAACCCCGCCGCGTGAGCAGACGCCATCGCCCGATGCGGTGAAGCTGCCGCCCACGCCGCCCAAGGCAGCCCCCGCGCAGGCGCACGCCCCCGTGCCGCCTTCGGCCCAGCCTGACCCCACGGCCGCGCCCAAGGTGCAGGAGCAGTCACGCACCACGCAGCCCAACGAGGCCAAGAAGCATGTGCCTGATACGCACTCGCTGCTGGCAACACTCGATACCTTCCGCGCGGACCAGAAGCAGACCCACCCGCCCAAGGCCCGCCCCAACCCGCAGCAGGGTGGGGCGCCCGATGGCGGGGGCTCGCCGGATGGCGACATAACCAGTTCCATGACCGCCACCGAGCAGAAGGCCATCGGCAACTCGGTGCGGCGCTGCTACTCGGAAGATACGGCGGCCCGTAATTATGCCCAGTTTGTGGCGCATCTGGTCGTGACGGTGGATGGCACCGGCATGGCGCGCATGGTTGACTTCGCGCCGCAGACACAGGCGCAGATGGAGGCTGACCCGTCCTACCGCGCGCTGGCCGAACGCGCGCGTGATGCGGTGCTCAGCCCGACCTGTGCCAAGCTGCCCATTCCGCAGAACCTGCTGGGCCAGACCCGGCAACTGAAATTCGTATTCCGTCCCTGA
- the tilS gene encoding tRNA lysidine(34) synthetase TilS: MQPSGPVSPACFAARMAALGPWPGQGMPVCIAVSGGADSMALAILARGWRRDVVGLVVDHGLRAESRLEAEQTVARLLQLGIPARLLVLEGLARGPRMAERARRMRYQALFAACRDLGALDLLVAHHAGDQAETVLMRQQAASGDDGLAAMAVATDMADVRLVRPLLGVGKDALYATVRAAGVNWVEDPSNTDLRTARARARHALAADPPRAATLLTDALQAGQARKARDGDDARWLAIHARFHPGGWVVLPADLAPPRLLSALIRVVGGRDYAPAREAVAALAARPRAATLAGVALLPWREGQWLVAREEAGLAPLIPARSGAIWDRRFILHAASLPPGWRVGAAGPVAAWWPHGRGRSCWPARLLRTLPALWHDGQVKAVPHMGLRAQERAAAHAVFMNQPPHPVLDCAVFGDAERHEAGGLA; the protein is encoded by the coding sequence ATGCAGCCTTCCGGACCGGTCAGCCCGGCCTGTTTCGCCGCCCGCATGGCTGCTCTTGGTCCGTGGCCGGGGCAGGGCATGCCTGTCTGCATTGCGGTATCGGGTGGGGCGGACAGCATGGCGCTGGCCATTCTGGCCCGGGGCTGGCGGCGTGATGTGGTGGGGCTGGTGGTGGACCACGGGCTGCGTGCCGAGTCGCGGCTTGAGGCCGAGCAGACGGTGGCCCGCCTGCTCCAGCTTGGCATACCCGCCCGCCTGCTGGTGCTTGAAGGGCTGGCGCGCGGCCCCCGCATGGCCGAGCGTGCCCGGCGCATGCGTTATCAGGCCCTGTTTGCCGCCTGCCGCGACCTTGGCGCGCTTGACCTGCTGGTGGCCCACCATGCGGGCGACCAGGCGGAAACCGTGCTCATGCGCCAGCAGGCTGCAAGCGGGGATGACGGGCTGGCCGCCATGGCGGTGGCGACGGACATGGCGGATGTGCGCCTCGTCCGCCCGCTGCTGGGCGTGGGCAAGGATGCCCTTTATGCCACGGTGCGGGCGGCAGGCGTGAACTGGGTGGAAGACCCCTCCAACACTGACCTGCGCACCGCCCGCGCCCGGGCGCGTCATGCCCTTGCGGCAGATCCCCCACGGGCGGCCACGCTCCTGACGGATGCCCTGCAGGCTGGACAGGCCCGCAAGGCGCGTGATGGGGATGATGCACGCTGGCTGGCCATCCATGCCCGCTTTCACCCCGGTGGCTGGGTGGTGCTGCCCGCGGATCTTGCGCCGCCACGGCTGCTGTCGGCCCTGATCCGCGTGGTGGGGGGGCGGGATTATGCCCCGGCGCGCGAGGCGGTGGCAGCGCTTGCCGCCCGGCCCCGGGCGGCTACGCTGGCCGGGGTTGCCCTCCTGCCCTGGCGTGAAGGGCAGTGGCTCGTGGCCCGTGAGGAAGCCGGTCTTGCACCCCTCATCCCCGCCAGATCAGGAGCCATATGGGACCGGCGTTTCATCCTGCACGCGGCCTCCCTGCCGCCGGGCTGGCGCGTGGGTGCTGCGGGGCCGGTGGCCGCATGGTGGCCGCATGGCAGGGGGCGGTCGTGCTGGCCCGCGCGATTGTTGCGCACGCTGCCTGCGCTATGGCATGATGGACAGGTCAAGGCCGTGCCCCATATGGGCCTGCGCGCGCAAGAACGTGCCGCCGCCCATGCGGTTTTCATGAACCAGCCCCCCCATCCCGTGCTCGACTGCGCTGTATTTGGCGACGCCGAACGCCACGAGGCAGGTGGACTGGCATAA
- a CDS encoding YfdX family protein, with translation MKKYAFLPAALLMLGTAVGAAHATPSTGRAVNRDFAKLSADGSRAFDDIAMARTALANNDTAGAVKLLTDANNALTRAKSDNKVFMKAEAQLTPPKKAPVAAPAPKAAPSTQPVAWLPVDGEYIVTEDLEPTSTKGTAVASANTSLNKGKPAQAAQNLQVAAVDVDFVLAIAPLDVSASDVYRASNLLAGATPNTKDADAALFDAQNSIRFVSEDMVGTPSGKKAAKN, from the coding sequence ATGAAGAAATATGCATTCCTGCCTGCGGCCCTGCTCATGCTGGGCACGGCAGTCGGCGCAGCACATGCCACCCCGTCAACCGGACGCGCGGTCAATCGTGATTTCGCCAAGCTGTCGGCTGATGGCAGCCGCGCGTTTGACGATATCGCCATGGCCCGCACGGCGCTTGCCAACAACGACACCGCTGGCGCCGTCAAGCTGCTGACCGACGCCAACAACGCCCTGACCCGCGCCAAGAGCGACAACAAGGTGTTCATGAAGGCCGAAGCCCAGCTGACGCCCCCCAAGAAGGCCCCGGTTGCCGCCCCCGCGCCCAAGGCAGCCCCCTCCACCCAGCCCGTGGCCTGGCTGCCGGTTGATGGCGAATACATCGTGACCGAAGACCTTGAGCCCACCTCCACCAAGGGCACGGCAGTGGCTTCGGCCAATACCAGCCTGAACAAGGGCAAGCCCGCGCAGGCAGCGCAGAACCTGCAGGTTGCCGCAGTGGATGTTGACTTCGTGCTGGCCATAGCACCGCTTGATGTCAGCGCAAGCGATGTCTATCGCGCCTCCAACCTGCTTGCAGGCGCCACGCCCAACACCAAGGATGCGGACGCCGCCCTGTTCGATGCCCAGAACAGCATCCGCTTCGTGTCTGAAGACATGGTTGGCACGCCTTCGGGCAAGAAAGCCGCCAAGAACTGA
- the thiD gene encoding bifunctional hydroxymethylpyrimidine kinase/phosphomethylpyrimidine kinase, whose translation MRGRILIMAGSDSGGGAGIQADIKTVTVLGGFAMTAITALTAQNTLGVQAVMPVSPAFIVTQMRCVMDDLGVDAFKSGMLDRPEVIEAIADVLLTTADIPYVLDPVMVAKGGAALLQDSALATLKARLLPLATVLTPNIPEAEALLGHAIAGRADMVPAARALLAFGPRAVLLKGGHMEGDELLDVLVQADGTVQEFVSQRIHTRHTHGTGCTLASAIATGLGQGMSLPDAVIRARAYVLRAIAAAPGYGAGAGPLNHGAGGMG comes from the coding sequence ATGCGCGGGCGTATTCTCATCATGGCGGGCAGCGATAGCGGGGGCGGCGCTGGCATCCAGGCGGATATCAAGACCGTAACCGTGCTGGGCGGCTTTGCCATGACCGCCATCACCGCGCTCACCGCGCAGAATACGCTGGGCGTGCAGGCGGTCATGCCGGTCTCCCCTGCCTTTATCGTGACCCAGATGCGCTGCGTGATGGATGATCTGGGCGTTGATGCATTCAAGAGCGGCATGCTGGACCGGCCGGAGGTGATCGAGGCGATTGCCGATGTACTGCTCACCACCGCCGACATTCCCTACGTGCTCGACCCGGTCATGGTGGCGAAAGGGGGGGCTGCGCTGTTGCAGGATAGCGCGCTGGCCACGCTGAAGGCGCGGCTGCTGCCGCTTGCCACCGTGCTGACCCCCAACATTCCTGAAGCCGAGGCCCTGCTCGGCCATGCCATTGCCGGGCGCGCGGACATGGTGCCCGCAGCCCGCGCCCTGCTGGCGTTCGGCCCACGGGCCGTGCTGCTCAAGGGCGGCCATATGGAAGGCGATGAACTGCTGGACGTGCTGGTGCAGGCCGATGGCACGGTACAGGAATTCGTGAGCCAGCGCATCCATACTCGCCATACGCATGGCACGGGCTGTACGCTGGCAAGCGCCATAGCCACGGGGCTGGGGCAGGGCATGAGCCTGCCGGATGCCGTGATCCGCGCGCGGGCCTATGTGCTGCGCGCCATTGCGGCAGCACCCGGCTATGGCGCGGGAGCTGGGCCGCTGAACCATGGTGCAGGCGGCATGGGATAG
- the glmM gene encoding phosphoglucosamine mutase codes for MVKTRKLFGTDGIRGMANRFPMTVEVAQKLGQAAGLRFIHGTHRHSVLLGKDTRLSGYMIECALVSGFLSAGMDVTLVGPMPTPAIAMLTRSLRADLGVMISASHNPYGDNGIKLFGPDGFKLSDETEADIEAAMGEDLTHMLAAPDQIGRASRLNDAAGRYVESAKSSFPRRLRLDGLRIVIDCANGAAYRVAPTALWELGAEVVRIGCDPDGININEGCGSTRPEALCAAVLRHRADIGIALDGDADRVLISDEKGRLIDGDQILALISHSLARQGRLSGRHIVATVMSNMGLERYLETQGLELVRTAVGDRYVVEKMRELGANIGGEQSGHMVLSDFATTGDGLVAALQVLAEVVEAGRPASEVCRMFKPYPQLLRNVRFAGRSPLHDPQVQDARKAAEKRLGTRGRLVLRESGTEPLVRVMAEAEDEALVNAVVDDMCEAITAIQMAG; via the coding sequence ATGGTAAAAACAAGAAAGCTGTTCGGCACTGATGGCATTCGGGGCATGGCCAACCGCTTTCCCATGACGGTGGAAGTGGCGCAGAAGCTGGGTCAGGCCGCGGGTCTGCGCTTCATACATGGCACGCACCGCCATAGCGTGCTGCTGGGCAAGGATACGCGCCTTTCGGGTTACATGATTGAATGCGCGCTGGTGTCGGGCTTTCTTTCCGCCGGGATGGACGTGACGCTGGTGGGGCCGATGCCCACGCCCGCCATTGCCATGCTCACCCGCTCCCTGCGCGCCGATCTGGGCGTCATGATCTCGGCTTCGCACAATCCGTATGGTGATAACGGCATCAAGCTGTTCGGTCCCGACGGGTTCAAGCTGTCCGATGAGACGGAAGCGGACATCGAGGCCGCGATGGGCGAAGACCTGACCCACATGCTGGCCGCACCCGACCAGATCGGCCGCGCCTCGCGCCTGAATGACGCGGCGGGCCGGTACGTGGAAAGCGCCAAGTCCTCCTTTCCCCGCCGCCTGCGGCTTGACGGGCTGCGCATCGTGATCGACTGCGCCAACGGGGCGGCCTATCGCGTGGCACCCACGGCGTTGTGGGAACTGGGTGCTGAAGTGGTGCGCATTGGCTGCGACCCCGATGGCATCAACATCAATGAAGGCTGTGGCTCCACCCGCCCCGAAGCCCTGTGCGCGGCGGTGCTGCGCCACCGGGCCGATATTGGCATCGCGCTGGATGGGGATGCCGACCGCGTGCTGATTTCCGATGAAAAGGGCCGGCTGATTGATGGCGACCAGATTCTGGCGCTGATCTCGCATTCATTGGCGCGGCAGGGGCGGCTGTCGGGGCGGCATATCGTGGCCACCGTCATGTCCAACATGGGGCTTGAGCGCTATCTCGAGACACAGGGGCTGGAACTGGTGCGCACGGCGGTCGGCGATCGCTACGTGGTGGAGAAAATGCGCGAGCTCGGCGCCAATATCGGCGGCGAGCAGTCAGGGCATATGGTGCTGTCGGACTTTGCCACCACGGGCGACGGGCTGGTGGCCGCCCTGCAGGTGCTGGCCGAAGTGGTGGAGGCCGGTCGCCCCGCCAGCGAGGTGTGCCGCATGTTCAAGCCCTACCCGCAACTGTTGCGCAACGTGCGCTTTGCCGGTCGCAGCCCGCTGCATGACCCGCAGGTACAGGATGCGCGCAAGGCGGCGGAAAAACGGCTGGGCACGCGCGGGCGGCTTGTGCTGCGTGAAAGCGGCACCGAGCCATTGGTGCGCGTCATGGCGGAAGCCGAGGACGAGGCGCTGGTCAATGCGGTGGTCGATGACATGTGCGAGGCGATCACCGCCATCCAGATGGCGGGCTGA